Proteins co-encoded in one Gossypium arboreum isolate Shixiya-1 chromosome 11, ASM2569848v2, whole genome shotgun sequence genomic window:
- the LOC108474070 gene encoding uncharacterized protein LOC108474070 isoform X3: protein MTKAIMEAERKRAKGGFFQLFDWNGKSRKKLFSNNSELQESKRGKAEEHAVKPPPYSVQREGDEYSATSNNTRSGDFNSSSSVTSDEGYGSRAPGVVARLMGLDSLPTLNVSELSSIPYSGSSSLRVSHTERNTPNLWNEYQPADYANISNKLDRSSSNPIEPRSRKVQNRPIERFQTEILPPKSAKPIPITHHKLLSPIRNPAFTPTKNAAYIMEAAAKIIEASPQATSKGKVPSFGSSSVPLKMRNLKEKIEAAHKASRPQRADECGESTVKPLKVQHKDKIRCKSDYTPTFRITKDSEKSISNGSRKKGKAVSLAEQARVSIQRKEGSSSSFNGSVVNKKERNDAKRKQFSTSVSDVQRTVEKRTSANRTNNVLRQNNQKQNCISNRDYSTSKSSTLDQQGKNGRSINGTTGLNRTVNSRKTVSVATDTAKEVPMSRRKNLPRKKRPVNEDLPVGETVPDISSKNGGERSIKCNVTADGHLNQDSDIKKTSMDVISFTFTSPLSRSMPDVSSTSKVSEQSSSFDTDPSSDNDLLFLKSSSFSSPGFNVIGGDALSVILEKKLQELTCRIESSNCNIIIEGTSASPTSSLQNSVPSSDTATTTSAAHQKTLQVDLDHDISYSSSDFDHSSDKLGIDWGKWQLSEEIEEQNAGSSSSENDIEVDNQHPGLLLTLKHAVTSGSCSGSRNREMDKKHLTRPPNSGDCKESTDWENGFVKMVLKDSELLFTEYALGQTEKVMTLKASNQLEHLNGAERNGEDYKLEQKLLLDCVSECVESRYRQVSVGSCKGLVKWEILIQNREWLAKEVYKEIFGWKSLDDTMVDDLVDKDMSTKYGRWLDFDMEAFEEGVEIEKIVLTSLVDELVSDLLLLL from the exons ATAATGGAGGCTGAAAGGAAACGTGCAAAGGGAGGGTTTTTTCAATTATTTGATTGGAATGGTAAATCTCGAAAGAAGCTGTTTTCAAACAATTCTGAGTTACAAG AATCAAAGAGAGGAAAAGCTGAGGAACATGCAGTGAAGCCGCCGCCTTATTCGGTG CAGAGAGAGGGGGATGAGTATAGTGCCACTTCAAATAATACGCGAAGTGGTGATTTTAATTCTTCTTCTTCAGTGACTAGTGATGAAGGATATGGATCTAGAGCGCCTGGGGTTGTTGCTAGGCTTATGGGGTTGGACTCGTTGCCGACATTGAATGTCTCTGAGCTTTCTTCCATCCCGTACTCAGGGTCTTCTTCTCTTAGAGTATCTCACACTGAAAGAAATACTCCTAATTTATGGAATGAATATCAACCTGCAGACTACGCTAACATTTCTAACAAGCTTGACAGGTCGTCTTCAAATCCCATTGAACCAAGGTCTCGTAAGGTGCAGAACCGACCAATTGAGAGATTTCAGACTGAAATATTGCCTCCAAAGTCAGCAAAGCCAATTCCAATCACTCATCATAAGCTTTTGTCTCCTATCAGGAATCCAGCATTCACCCCAACCAAGAACGCAGCTTATATAATGGAAGCAGCTGCAAAGATTATTGAGGCTAGTCCTCAGGCAACTTCCAAAGGTAAAGTGCCATCATTTGGGTCCTCCTCTGTTCCTTTGAAAATGCGGAATTTGAAAGAGAAAATTGAAGCTGCACATAAAGCATCCAGGCCTCAAAGAGCCGATGAGTGTGGTGAGAGTACGGTGAAGCCTTTGAAAGTACAGCACAAGGACAAGATTCGCTGTAAATCAGATTATACACCAACATTCAGGATAACTAAGGACTCAGAAAAAAGTATTTCTAATGGTTcaaggaaaaagggaaaagcaGTCTCACTTGCAGAACAAGCAAGGGTTAGTATTCAAAGGAAAGAAGGGTCATCATCGAGTTTTAATGGGAGTGTAGTGAACAAGAAGGAAAGGAATGATGCTAAAAGAAAACAGTTTTCTACAAGTGTGTCAGACGTACAAAGGACAGTGGAGAAAAGAACCTCTGCAAACAGGACTAACAATGTGCTGAGGCAGAATAATCAGAAGCAGAATTGCATATCCAATAGAGATTATTCAACATCAAAGAGTTCAACCTTGGACCAACAAGGTAAAAATGGTAGGTCCATAAATGGTACAACAGGGCTTAATAGGACCGTAAACTCCAGGAAGACGGTTTCAGTGGCAACTGATACTGCAAAGGAGGTCCCAATGTCTAGAAGAAAGAATTTGCCTAGAAAGAAACGTCCTGTAAATGAGGATCTTCCAGTTGGAGAAACTGTTCCTGATATATCATCTAAAAATGGTGGTGAAAGGTCCATAAAATGTAATGTTACAGCTGATGGGCACTTAAATCAGGATTCAGATATAAAGAAAACAAGCATGGATgtcatttcatttacatttacatcCCCCTTATCAAGGTCCATGCCTGACGTATCTTCCACTAGTAAAGTTTCTGAACAGAGCAGCAGCTTTGATACTGATCCTTCTAGTGACAATGATTTGCTATTTTTAAAAAGCTCGTCATTTTCTTCTCCTGGATTCAATGTAATTGGTGGGGATGCTCTGAGTGTTATTTTGGAGAAAAAGCTTCAAGAATTGACATGTAGAATCGAGTCATCCAACTGCAATATCATTATAGAGGGGACTTCTGCTAGCCCCACTTCCAGTTTGCAAAACTCAGTGCCCTCATCTGATACAGCAACCACAACATCAGCAGCACATCAAAAAACTCTTCAGGTGGATCTAGATCATGATATCTCATATAGCTCAAGTGACTTTGATCACTCTTCTGACAAGCTGGGGATTGATTGGGGAAAGTGGCAG CTATCTGAAGAAATCGAAGAGCaaaatgctggcagcagcagcaGTGAGAATGACATAGAAGTTGATAACCAACATCCCGGCCTGCTTTTGACTCTTAAACATGCTGTCACGAGTGGTAGCTGCTCAGGTAGCAGAAACA GAGAAATGGACAAAAAGCATTTAACAAGGCCACCAAATTCCGGAGATTGTAAAGAGTCAACCGATTGGGAAAACGGTTTTGTGAAAATGGTGCTAAAAGATTCTGAGCTACTATTTACAGAATATGCATTGGGTCAGACTGAGAAGGTTATGACCCTGAAGGCTTCCAATCAGCTTGAGCATCTGAATGGAGCGGAGAGAAATGGAGAAGATTACAAACTCGAACAAAAGCTTCTACTTGATTGCGTGAGTGAATGCGTGGAGTCAAGGTACAGACAGGTTTCAGTTGGAAGCTGCAAAGGTTTGGTTAAATGGGAAATTTTGATCCAAAATAGGGAGTGGTTGGCAAAAGAGGTGTACAAAGAAATTTTTGGTTGGAAAAGCTTGGATGATACCATGGTGGATGATCTTGTAGACAAGGACATGAGCACAAAGTATGGAAGATGGCTTGATTTTGACATGGAAGCATTTGAAGAGGGTGTAGAAATCGAGAAgattgtattaacttctttagtTGATGAATTAGTTTCTGATTTATTATTATTGCTTTAA
- the LOC108474070 gene encoding uncharacterized protein LOC108474070 isoform X9 — MEAERKRAKGGFFQLFDWNGKSRKKLFSNNSELQEESKRGKAEEHAVKPPPYSVQREGDEYSATSNNTRSGDFNSSSSVTSDEGYGSRAPGVVARLMGLDSLPTLNVSELSSIPYSGSSSLRVSHTERNTPNLWNEYQPADYANISNKLDRSSSNPIEPRSRKVQNRPIERFQTEILPPKSAKPIPITHHKLLSPIRNPAFTPTKNAAYIMEAAAKIIEASPQATSKGKVPSFGSSSVPLKMRNLKEKIEAAHKASRPQRADECGESTVKPLKVQHKDKIRCKSDYTPTFRITKDSEKSISNGSRKKGKAVSLAEQARVSIQRKEGSSSSFNGSVVNKKERNDAKRKQFSTSVSDVQRTVEKRTSANRTNNVLRQNNQKQNCISNRDYSTSKSSTLDQQGKNGRSINGTTGLNRTVNSRKTVSVATDTAKEVPMSRRKNLPRKKRPVNEDLPVGETVPDISSKNGGERSIKCNVTADGHLNQDSDIKKTSMDVISFTFTSPLSRSMPDVSSTSKVSEQSSSFDTDPSSDNDLLFLKSSSFSSPGFNVIGGDALSVILEKKLQELTCRIESSNCNIIIEGTSASPTSSLQNSVPSSDTATTTSAAHQKTLQVDLDHDISYSSSDFDHSSDKLGIDWGKWQLSEEIEEQNAGSSSSENDIEVDNQHPGLLLTLKHAVTSGSCSGEMDKKHLTRPPNSGDCKESTDWENGFVKMVLKDSELLFTEYALGQTEKVMTLKASNQLEHLNGAERNGEDYKLEQKLLLDCVSECVESRYRQVSVGSCKGLVKWEILIQNREWLAKEVYKEIFGWKSLDDTMVDDLVDKDMSTKYGRWLDFDMEAFEEGVEIEKIVLTSLVDELVSDLLLLL; from the exons ATGGAGGCTGAAAGGAAACGTGCAAAGGGAGGGTTTTTTCAATTATTTGATTGGAATGGTAAATCTCGAAAGAAGCTGTTTTCAAACAATTCTGAGTTACAAG AAGAATCAAAGAGAGGAAAAGCTGAGGAACATGCAGTGAAGCCGCCGCCTTATTCGGTG CAGAGAGAGGGGGATGAGTATAGTGCCACTTCAAATAATACGCGAAGTGGTGATTTTAATTCTTCTTCTTCAGTGACTAGTGATGAAGGATATGGATCTAGAGCGCCTGGGGTTGTTGCTAGGCTTATGGGGTTGGACTCGTTGCCGACATTGAATGTCTCTGAGCTTTCTTCCATCCCGTACTCAGGGTCTTCTTCTCTTAGAGTATCTCACACTGAAAGAAATACTCCTAATTTATGGAATGAATATCAACCTGCAGACTACGCTAACATTTCTAACAAGCTTGACAGGTCGTCTTCAAATCCCATTGAACCAAGGTCTCGTAAGGTGCAGAACCGACCAATTGAGAGATTTCAGACTGAAATATTGCCTCCAAAGTCAGCAAAGCCAATTCCAATCACTCATCATAAGCTTTTGTCTCCTATCAGGAATCCAGCATTCACCCCAACCAAGAACGCAGCTTATATAATGGAAGCAGCTGCAAAGATTATTGAGGCTAGTCCTCAGGCAACTTCCAAAGGTAAAGTGCCATCATTTGGGTCCTCCTCTGTTCCTTTGAAAATGCGGAATTTGAAAGAGAAAATTGAAGCTGCACATAAAGCATCCAGGCCTCAAAGAGCCGATGAGTGTGGTGAGAGTACGGTGAAGCCTTTGAAAGTACAGCACAAGGACAAGATTCGCTGTAAATCAGATTATACACCAACATTCAGGATAACTAAGGACTCAGAAAAAAGTATTTCTAATGGTTcaaggaaaaagggaaaagcaGTCTCACTTGCAGAACAAGCAAGGGTTAGTATTCAAAGGAAAGAAGGGTCATCATCGAGTTTTAATGGGAGTGTAGTGAACAAGAAGGAAAGGAATGATGCTAAAAGAAAACAGTTTTCTACAAGTGTGTCAGACGTACAAAGGACAGTGGAGAAAAGAACCTCTGCAAACAGGACTAACAATGTGCTGAGGCAGAATAATCAGAAGCAGAATTGCATATCCAATAGAGATTATTCAACATCAAAGAGTTCAACCTTGGACCAACAAGGTAAAAATGGTAGGTCCATAAATGGTACAACAGGGCTTAATAGGACCGTAAACTCCAGGAAGACGGTTTCAGTGGCAACTGATACTGCAAAGGAGGTCCCAATGTCTAGAAGAAAGAATTTGCCTAGAAAGAAACGTCCTGTAAATGAGGATCTTCCAGTTGGAGAAACTGTTCCTGATATATCATCTAAAAATGGTGGTGAAAGGTCCATAAAATGTAATGTTACAGCTGATGGGCACTTAAATCAGGATTCAGATATAAAGAAAACAAGCATGGATgtcatttcatttacatttacatcCCCCTTATCAAGGTCCATGCCTGACGTATCTTCCACTAGTAAAGTTTCTGAACAGAGCAGCAGCTTTGATACTGATCCTTCTAGTGACAATGATTTGCTATTTTTAAAAAGCTCGTCATTTTCTTCTCCTGGATTCAATGTAATTGGTGGGGATGCTCTGAGTGTTATTTTGGAGAAAAAGCTTCAAGAATTGACATGTAGAATCGAGTCATCCAACTGCAATATCATTATAGAGGGGACTTCTGCTAGCCCCACTTCCAGTTTGCAAAACTCAGTGCCCTCATCTGATACAGCAACCACAACATCAGCAGCACATCAAAAAACTCTTCAGGTGGATCTAGATCATGATATCTCATATAGCTCAAGTGACTTTGATCACTCTTCTGACAAGCTGGGGATTGATTGGGGAAAGTGGCAG CTATCTGAAGAAATCGAAGAGCaaaatgctggcagcagcagcaGTGAGAATGACATAGAAGTTGATAACCAACATCCCGGCCTGCTTTTGACTCTTAAACATGCTGTCACGAGTGGTAGCTGCTCAG GAGAAATGGACAAAAAGCATTTAACAAGGCCACCAAATTCCGGAGATTGTAAAGAGTCAACCGATTGGGAAAACGGTTTTGTGAAAATGGTGCTAAAAGATTCTGAGCTACTATTTACAGAATATGCATTGGGTCAGACTGAGAAGGTTATGACCCTGAAGGCTTCCAATCAGCTTGAGCATCTGAATGGAGCGGAGAGAAATGGAGAAGATTACAAACTCGAACAAAAGCTTCTACTTGATTGCGTGAGTGAATGCGTGGAGTCAAGGTACAGACAGGTTTCAGTTGGAAGCTGCAAAGGTTTGGTTAAATGGGAAATTTTGATCCAAAATAGGGAGTGGTTGGCAAAAGAGGTGTACAAAGAAATTTTTGGTTGGAAAAGCTTGGATGATACCATGGTGGATGATCTTGTAGACAAGGACATGAGCACAAAGTATGGAAGATGGCTTGATTTTGACATGGAAGCATTTGAAGAGGGTGTAGAAATCGAGAAgattgtattaacttctttagtTGATGAATTAGTTTCTGATTTATTATTATTGCTTTAA
- the LOC108474070 gene encoding uncharacterized protein LOC108474070 isoform X7 has protein sequence MEAERKRAKGGFFQLFDWNGKSRKKLFSNNSELQEESKRGKAEEHAVKPPPYSVREGDEYSATSNNTRSGDFNSSSSVTSDEGYGSRAPGVVARLMGLDSLPTLNVSELSSIPYSGSSSLRVSHTERNTPNLWNEYQPADYANISNKLDRSSSNPIEPRSRKVQNRPIERFQTEILPPKSAKPIPITHHKLLSPIRNPAFTPTKNAAYIMEAAAKIIEASPQATSKGKVPSFGSSSVPLKMRNLKEKIEAAHKASRPQRADECGESTVKPLKVQHKDKIRCKSDYTPTFRITKDSEKSISNGSRKKGKAVSLAEQARVSIQRKEGSSSSFNGSVVNKKERNDAKRKQFSTSVSDVQRTVEKRTSANRTNNVLRQNNQKQNCISNRDYSTSKSSTLDQQGKNGRSINGTTGLNRTVNSRKTVSVATDTAKEVPMSRRKNLPRKKRPVNEDLPVGETVPDISSKNGGERSIKCNVTADGHLNQDSDIKKTSMDVISFTFTSPLSRSMPDVSSTSKVSEQSSSFDTDPSSDNDLLFLKSSSFSSPGFNVIGGDALSVILEKKLQELTCRIESSNCNIIIEGTSASPTSSLQNSVPSSDTATTTSAAHQKTLQVDLDHDISYSSSDFDHSSDKLGIDWGKWQLSEEIEEQNAGSSSSENDIEVDNQHPGLLLTLKHAVTSGSCSGSRNREMDKKHLTRPPNSGDCKESTDWENGFVKMVLKDSELLFTEYALGQTEKVMTLKASNQLEHLNGAERNGEDYKLEQKLLLDCVSECVESRYRQVSVGSCKGLVKWEILIQNREWLAKEVYKEIFGWKSLDDTMVDDLVDKDMSTKYGRWLDFDMEAFEEGVEIEKIVLTSLVDELVSDLLLLL, from the exons ATGGAGGCTGAAAGGAAACGTGCAAAGGGAGGGTTTTTTCAATTATTTGATTGGAATGGTAAATCTCGAAAGAAGCTGTTTTCAAACAATTCTGAGTTACAAG AAGAATCAAAGAGAGGAAAAGCTGAGGAACATGCAGTGAAGCCGCCGCCTTATTCGGTG AGAGAGGGGGATGAGTATAGTGCCACTTCAAATAATACGCGAAGTGGTGATTTTAATTCTTCTTCTTCAGTGACTAGTGATGAAGGATATGGATCTAGAGCGCCTGGGGTTGTTGCTAGGCTTATGGGGTTGGACTCGTTGCCGACATTGAATGTCTCTGAGCTTTCTTCCATCCCGTACTCAGGGTCTTCTTCTCTTAGAGTATCTCACACTGAAAGAAATACTCCTAATTTATGGAATGAATATCAACCTGCAGACTACGCTAACATTTCTAACAAGCTTGACAGGTCGTCTTCAAATCCCATTGAACCAAGGTCTCGTAAGGTGCAGAACCGACCAATTGAGAGATTTCAGACTGAAATATTGCCTCCAAAGTCAGCAAAGCCAATTCCAATCACTCATCATAAGCTTTTGTCTCCTATCAGGAATCCAGCATTCACCCCAACCAAGAACGCAGCTTATATAATGGAAGCAGCTGCAAAGATTATTGAGGCTAGTCCTCAGGCAACTTCCAAAGGTAAAGTGCCATCATTTGGGTCCTCCTCTGTTCCTTTGAAAATGCGGAATTTGAAAGAGAAAATTGAAGCTGCACATAAAGCATCCAGGCCTCAAAGAGCCGATGAGTGTGGTGAGAGTACGGTGAAGCCTTTGAAAGTACAGCACAAGGACAAGATTCGCTGTAAATCAGATTATACACCAACATTCAGGATAACTAAGGACTCAGAAAAAAGTATTTCTAATGGTTcaaggaaaaagggaaaagcaGTCTCACTTGCAGAACAAGCAAGGGTTAGTATTCAAAGGAAAGAAGGGTCATCATCGAGTTTTAATGGGAGTGTAGTGAACAAGAAGGAAAGGAATGATGCTAAAAGAAAACAGTTTTCTACAAGTGTGTCAGACGTACAAAGGACAGTGGAGAAAAGAACCTCTGCAAACAGGACTAACAATGTGCTGAGGCAGAATAATCAGAAGCAGAATTGCATATCCAATAGAGATTATTCAACATCAAAGAGTTCAACCTTGGACCAACAAGGTAAAAATGGTAGGTCCATAAATGGTACAACAGGGCTTAATAGGACCGTAAACTCCAGGAAGACGGTTTCAGTGGCAACTGATACTGCAAAGGAGGTCCCAATGTCTAGAAGAAAGAATTTGCCTAGAAAGAAACGTCCTGTAAATGAGGATCTTCCAGTTGGAGAAACTGTTCCTGATATATCATCTAAAAATGGTGGTGAAAGGTCCATAAAATGTAATGTTACAGCTGATGGGCACTTAAATCAGGATTCAGATATAAAGAAAACAAGCATGGATgtcatttcatttacatttacatcCCCCTTATCAAGGTCCATGCCTGACGTATCTTCCACTAGTAAAGTTTCTGAACAGAGCAGCAGCTTTGATACTGATCCTTCTAGTGACAATGATTTGCTATTTTTAAAAAGCTCGTCATTTTCTTCTCCTGGATTCAATGTAATTGGTGGGGATGCTCTGAGTGTTATTTTGGAGAAAAAGCTTCAAGAATTGACATGTAGAATCGAGTCATCCAACTGCAATATCATTATAGAGGGGACTTCTGCTAGCCCCACTTCCAGTTTGCAAAACTCAGTGCCCTCATCTGATACAGCAACCACAACATCAGCAGCACATCAAAAAACTCTTCAGGTGGATCTAGATCATGATATCTCATATAGCTCAAGTGACTTTGATCACTCTTCTGACAAGCTGGGGATTGATTGGGGAAAGTGGCAG CTATCTGAAGAAATCGAAGAGCaaaatgctggcagcagcagcaGTGAGAATGACATAGAAGTTGATAACCAACATCCCGGCCTGCTTTTGACTCTTAAACATGCTGTCACGAGTGGTAGCTGCTCAGGTAGCAGAAACA GAGAAATGGACAAAAAGCATTTAACAAGGCCACCAAATTCCGGAGATTGTAAAGAGTCAACCGATTGGGAAAACGGTTTTGTGAAAATGGTGCTAAAAGATTCTGAGCTACTATTTACAGAATATGCATTGGGTCAGACTGAGAAGGTTATGACCCTGAAGGCTTCCAATCAGCTTGAGCATCTGAATGGAGCGGAGAGAAATGGAGAAGATTACAAACTCGAACAAAAGCTTCTACTTGATTGCGTGAGTGAATGCGTGGAGTCAAGGTACAGACAGGTTTCAGTTGGAAGCTGCAAAGGTTTGGTTAAATGGGAAATTTTGATCCAAAATAGGGAGTGGTTGGCAAAAGAGGTGTACAAAGAAATTTTTGGTTGGAAAAGCTTGGATGATACCATGGTGGATGATCTTGTAGACAAGGACATGAGCACAAAGTATGGAAGATGGCTTGATTTTGACATGGAAGCATTTGAAGAGGGTGTAGAAATCGAGAAgattgtattaacttctttagtTGATGAATTAGTTTCTGATTTATTATTATTGCTTTAA
- the LOC108474070 gene encoding uncharacterized protein LOC108474070 isoform X6 — translation MEAERKRAKGGFFQLFDWNGKSRKKLFSNNSELQEESKRGKAEEHAVKPPPYSVQREGDEYSATSNNTRSGDFNSSSSVTSDEGYGSRAPGVVARLMGLDSLPTLNVSELSSIPYSGSSSLRVSHTERNTPNLWNEYQPADYANISNKLDRSSSNPIEPRSRKVQNRPIERFQTEILPPKSAKPIPITHHKLLSPIRNPAFTPTKNAAYIMEAAAKIIEASPQATSKGKVPSFGSSSVPLKMRNLKEKIEAAHKASRPQRADECGESTVKPLKVQHKDKIRCKSDYTPTFRITKDSEKSISNGSRKKGKAVSLAEQARVSIQRKEGSSSSFNGSVVNKKERNDAKRKQFSTSVSDVQRTVEKRTSANRTNNVLRQNNQKQNCISNRDYSTSKSSTLDQQGKNGRSINGTTGLNRTVNSRKTVSVATDTAKEVPMSRRKNLPRKKRPVNEDLPVGETVPDISSKNGGERSIKCNVTADGHLNQDSDIKKTSMDVISFTFTSPLSRSMPDVSSTSKVSEQSSSFDTDPSSDNDLLFLKSSSFSSPGFNVIGGDALSVILEKKLQELTCRIESSNCNIIIEGTSASPTSSLQNSVPSSDTATTTSAAHQKTLQVDLDHDISYSSSDFDHSSDKLGIDWGKWQLSEEIEEQNAGSSSSENDIEVDNQHPGLLLTLKHAVTSGSCSGSRNREMDKKHLTRPPNSGDCKESTDWENGFVKMVLKDSELLFTEYALGQTEKVMTLKASNQLEHLNGAERNGEDYKLEQKLLLDCVSECVESRYRQVSVGSCKGLVKWEILIQNREWLAKEVYKEIFGWKSLDDTMVDDLVDKDMSTKYGRWLDFDMEAFEEGVEIEKIVLTSLVDELVSDLLLLL, via the exons ATGGAGGCTGAAAGGAAACGTGCAAAGGGAGGGTTTTTTCAATTATTTGATTGGAATGGTAAATCTCGAAAGAAGCTGTTTTCAAACAATTCTGAGTTACAAG AAGAATCAAAGAGAGGAAAAGCTGAGGAACATGCAGTGAAGCCGCCGCCTTATTCGGTG CAGAGAGAGGGGGATGAGTATAGTGCCACTTCAAATAATACGCGAAGTGGTGATTTTAATTCTTCTTCTTCAGTGACTAGTGATGAAGGATATGGATCTAGAGCGCCTGGGGTTGTTGCTAGGCTTATGGGGTTGGACTCGTTGCCGACATTGAATGTCTCTGAGCTTTCTTCCATCCCGTACTCAGGGTCTTCTTCTCTTAGAGTATCTCACACTGAAAGAAATACTCCTAATTTATGGAATGAATATCAACCTGCAGACTACGCTAACATTTCTAACAAGCTTGACAGGTCGTCTTCAAATCCCATTGAACCAAGGTCTCGTAAGGTGCAGAACCGACCAATTGAGAGATTTCAGACTGAAATATTGCCTCCAAAGTCAGCAAAGCCAATTCCAATCACTCATCATAAGCTTTTGTCTCCTATCAGGAATCCAGCATTCACCCCAACCAAGAACGCAGCTTATATAATGGAAGCAGCTGCAAAGATTATTGAGGCTAGTCCTCAGGCAACTTCCAAAGGTAAAGTGCCATCATTTGGGTCCTCCTCTGTTCCTTTGAAAATGCGGAATTTGAAAGAGAAAATTGAAGCTGCACATAAAGCATCCAGGCCTCAAAGAGCCGATGAGTGTGGTGAGAGTACGGTGAAGCCTTTGAAAGTACAGCACAAGGACAAGATTCGCTGTAAATCAGATTATACACCAACATTCAGGATAACTAAGGACTCAGAAAAAAGTATTTCTAATGGTTcaaggaaaaagggaaaagcaGTCTCACTTGCAGAACAAGCAAGGGTTAGTATTCAAAGGAAAGAAGGGTCATCATCGAGTTTTAATGGGAGTGTAGTGAACAAGAAGGAAAGGAATGATGCTAAAAGAAAACAGTTTTCTACAAGTGTGTCAGACGTACAAAGGACAGTGGAGAAAAGAACCTCTGCAAACAGGACTAACAATGTGCTGAGGCAGAATAATCAGAAGCAGAATTGCATATCCAATAGAGATTATTCAACATCAAAGAGTTCAACCTTGGACCAACAAGGTAAAAATGGTAGGTCCATAAATGGTACAACAGGGCTTAATAGGACCGTAAACTCCAGGAAGACGGTTTCAGTGGCAACTGATACTGCAAAGGAGGTCCCAATGTCTAGAAGAAAGAATTTGCCTAGAAAGAAACGTCCTGTAAATGAGGATCTTCCAGTTGGAGAAACTGTTCCTGATATATCATCTAAAAATGGTGGTGAAAGGTCCATAAAATGTAATGTTACAGCTGATGGGCACTTAAATCAGGATTCAGATATAAAGAAAACAAGCATGGATgtcatttcatttacatttacatcCCCCTTATCAAGGTCCATGCCTGACGTATCTTCCACTAGTAAAGTTTCTGAACAGAGCAGCAGCTTTGATACTGATCCTTCTAGTGACAATGATTTGCTATTTTTAAAAAGCTCGTCATTTTCTTCTCCTGGATTCAATGTAATTGGTGGGGATGCTCTGAGTGTTATTTTGGAGAAAAAGCTTCAAGAATTGACATGTAGAATCGAGTCATCCAACTGCAATATCATTATAGAGGGGACTTCTGCTAGCCCCACTTCCAGTTTGCAAAACTCAGTGCCCTCATCTGATACAGCAACCACAACATCAGCAGCACATCAAAAAACTCTTCAGGTGGATCTAGATCATGATATCTCATATAGCTCAAGTGACTTTGATCACTCTTCTGACAAGCTGGGGATTGATTGGGGAAAGTGGCAG CTATCTGAAGAAATCGAAGAGCaaaatgctggcagcagcagcaGTGAGAATGACATAGAAGTTGATAACCAACATCCCGGCCTGCTTTTGACTCTTAAACATGCTGTCACGAGTGGTAGCTGCTCAGGTAGCAGAAACA GAGAAATGGACAAAAAGCATTTAACAAGGCCACCAAATTCCGGAGATTGTAAAGAGTCAACCGATTGGGAAAACGGTTTTGTGAAAATGGTGCTAAAAGATTCTGAGCTACTATTTACAGAATATGCATTGGGTCAGACTGAGAAGGTTATGACCCTGAAGGCTTCCAATCAGCTTGAGCATCTGAATGGAGCGGAGAGAAATGGAGAAGATTACAAACTCGAACAAAAGCTTCTACTTGATTGCGTGAGTGAATGCGTGGAGTCAAGGTACAGACAGGTTTCAGTTGGAAGCTGCAAAGGTTTGGTTAAATGGGAAATTTTGATCCAAAATAGGGAGTGGTTGGCAAAAGAGGTGTACAAAGAAATTTTTGGTTGGAAAAGCTTGGATGATACCATGGTGGATGATCTTGTAGACAAGGACATGAGCACAAAGTATGGAAGATGGCTTGATTTTGACATGGAAGCATTTGAAGAGGGTGTAGAAATCGAGAAgattgtattaacttctttagtTGATGAATTAGTTTCTGATTTATTATTATTGCTTTAA